The nucleotide window GTTCCTGCCACTCGGCCCTGGCGAACTCCATCGTCACCGACAAGTCCAACGTCCCCCCGGCGGTCCTTCACCGGCTGAAGCCCATTGCCGGCAGGTATTTAAAAACTGATTCCCCCCGGAAGACGTAGTAAAAAAAGCGCCCTCTCCGCGTCGGAGACCCGATGAGAACGACGGGCCTGATCGCCCTGCCCTTGCTCCTCCTCGCCGCCTGCCAGCTCACCATGGAGGGCGGAGGGGGCTTTACCGGCAAGGAAGACGACCGCCTGCACCCCGGGGGCGCCGTGGGGGTGTACCACTACGCCACCTGGGGCTACAACGGCACCCGCCTGGGCGAGTTCATCAACCCCACCGACCTCGCCCTGGACTACTTCGGCGACCTGATGGTGCTGGACGTGGGCAACCTGCGGGTGCAGGTGTTCGACCCCACCGGACGGGTAATCCAGCAGTACGACTACAACTTCAGCGGCGGCGAGCGGGCCTTCCGCCCCACGGACATCGCCGTGAGCCACCAGGACGACATCTACCTGGCCGACCCCTCCGCGGGGACGGTATTCAAGTTCACCGACGTCTCCACGGCCTTCATCGTCACGGAGAGCTACCCCGCCGAAGTGGGCACCGGCCGTCTGCTGCGCGACGACAGCACGCTTTCCGGCATCAGTGAGGCGCCCAGCGTGCCGGGGGCCCTGGCGGCCAACTGGGCCGGCGAGCTCTGGATCGCCTCCGGGGAGGAGCTCTACGAGTTCGACGGGCGGAGCAATCTGACCCAGGTGTACTCCCCCCTGGGCGACGACCTGGGCGGCCACGCCGAAATTGCCGACATGGCCATGGATTACGACCGCTCGCTCTGGGTTCTGACCCAGGACGGCCTGGTGGTTCACGTGGACTACCGGGGCCGGGTGCTTTCCAGCTTTTCCACCGGCCTCCGCCCGCCCTTCGCCCTGGCCTGCGACGGGGGCGTGGTCGCCGTCGCCGACGGCTGGAATAACGGCTTCCGTCTGTACCACGAGAACGGAACGCTTCTTTACGAGACCCAAGTTACCGCCGATGACGGCACTCCGCTCCTCTCGCCGGAGGGCATCGCCCTGGACTACGACAACCGGCGGCTGTACCTGGCGAACACCGGTTCCCACACCATCGAGGTTTTCGAGCTGGAGGTCTGGGAGCCGGCCGAACCGGAACCGCCTCAGCCGGAATCTATCCAAGAAAGCGATATCAGGTGATCAGCAATAACCAATCCACGGACGCGCGGCTTTTTACAATCGGTTATGAAGCCGATGACATTGACGCATTTATCAAACGACTTACTACGCATCGGATTGAGTGTGTGATTGATGTGCGTAAGAATCCCATTTCGCGGAAGAAGGGCTTCTCAAAAACAGCACTCCGTGAATGTCTAGAACGGCATTACATCACCTATATCGGGCTTCGATCCCTTGGTATCGAACGCGAGCAACGGAAACTTTCAAAGACATGGTCTTTGGAAGATCTTTTTCGGTGGTATTTAGACAGAGTGATACCAGCCAATGAAGATGCGTTGAGACTGGTCCTTGAAACCTCCCTGAATAAAAAATCCACACTGATGTGCTTCGAGCGTGATTTTAATTTATGTCATCGTTTTGTAATCGCGCAAGTCCTAGAATCAGAATACAACTGCGAGGTAATACACATTTGAGAGGTGATGCTATGTGGGAAGAAAAGGAGATATTGATAACTGTTAAAACCTATCCCCACCCACAACCACAGGTTAAAGAAGTCGTTTGTACTGCAGGTATTGACCGTAATGGGAATTGGATACGCCTGTTCCCGATTCCTTTTCGATATCTAGATAATTATAAAAAATACAAGAAATATCAGTGGATTAGTGTAACCACCAAGCGGGCGACTGATCACCGAAAGGAAAGTTACACGCCTAGGCTTGATACCTTGAAAATTATCAGCGATGTTGCAGACTGGGATGATAAATGTAAAATAGTATTAAGTACAATTGTTTATAAAAGTATAGATGAATTACAAATGGCAAGGAAGCAAACAGGCATATCGTTATGTACATTCAAACCGTCAATGATTGACGATATTACATGCAAAAAAGGAGACATTGACTGGAATCCAAAGCAACGTGAAATTATGCGACAGCAATTCCTTGGGGAAGAAATAAAGAAAATAGAAAAAATCCCATATGAATTTCGGTACAAATTCACTTGCATAGATAAAGATTGCAAGGGTCATGAAGTATTGATTACGGATTGGGAATTGGGAGCTCTTTACCTCAAGGTAAGGGCCAATTCTTCAGAAGAAGATACGGTACGTTTAATCAAACAAAAGTTCCTAGGTGACCTCTGCTCCCCTAAGAAAGATACATATTTCTACCTCGGTACTACAATCAGACATCCACAGAATTGGATTGTATTAGGTGTTTTTTCTCCTCCTAAACAGCAGCAACCAACCCTTTTTAACGCCTGATTACCTGCATCGGTGGGGCGGCCCCGGAGGCCGGTCCCTCGTATAATTTTTTAAAAACCGCCCGACCGCCGCCATGCCGAAAAACCTCCGCGAGCGCCTGTCAAACCTGACCGGGAGGGGGGAGGCCCCCCCCGAGGTCGAGGTGACCCGGGACGCCGAATCTGTCAGGGAGCGGCTCCGACGGCTCCTGGTATCGAAGGGGCGCCCTTTGCCGCCCGAGGACCGGCTACCCGCCGAGCCCGTCCGGCGGTCCGTCCGTGCGCCCATCGAGGAGCTGGTGGACGGCGCGTGGGAAGATACGCCATTCGGGCGCGTGTTCGTCGTCGAGCGACGGCTCCCCGCCGCCGAACACCATGCCGGATCCCCCCTCGACGCCATCCTGGCCCATCCCCCGGAAAACCTGGCCCTGGTGGAGGAGATGCCCCCCGCGGGCTTCGCGTTCTCCAGCGCGATTTTTCTGGACACCGAGACCACGGGGCTCGCCGGCGGCACCGGCACCTTCCCCTTCCTCGTCGGTCTGGGGCGCTTCGAGGGCGACGAGTACGTCCTGCGGCAGTTCTTCTTGGACGACCCGGGGGCGGAGCGCGGCCTTTTAAATATCCTGGCGGATATGATCGGCGGTTCGTCGGGCCTGGTCACTTACAACGGCAAGGCCTTCGACTGGCCCCTGGTCAAGACGCGCTTCGTGTTGAACGGTATCCGCCCGAAATTCCTGGACCTCGAACCGCCCCACGTGGACCTTCTTTCCTGGGCCCGGCGCCTGTGGAAACTGCGCCTGGGGAGCTGCTCCCTGGCCGACGTGGAGCGCGGGGTGATGGGCCTGGAGCGCACGGACGACATCCCCGGCGCGGAGATTCCCGCCCTCTACTTCGCCTATCTCCGGGGCGCGCCGGTGGGTGAGCGGATGGCGAGGGTTTTTTATCACAACGAGTTCGACATCAAGTCCCTGGCCGTCCTCGCGGCCCGCGCCCTCAACCTGGCCGAGAATCCCATTGAGCGCTACGAGGACCCGGCGGAGCTTTACGCCTGCTGCCACCTGCCCCGGATGGGCGACCGGCGGGGGGAGCTTCTGTCCGCCGCCATCGCGGTGGGCCTGCCGGAGGAAATTGATCGGCGGGCCCGCTGGGAGCTCTCCCTCCACCACAAGCGTCGCGGGGAGTTGTCCGAGGCCCGGACGCTTTGGGGCCACCTGCGCCGGGGCCCCTACGACCTCCGGCCCTACGAGGAGGAGGCCAAGTTCCTGGAGCACGGCATCCGGGACCTGACCGCCGCCAAGGGGCTGGTCGAGGAGGCGCTTCAGCGGTGCGGCAGCGGGGTGACCGATTCCTACGCCCGCGCCCGGCAGCGGGGGGCGCTCATGTACCGCCTGAAGCGTATTGAGCGGAAACTGGCCGGACTGATGGTGGAGGACGACGAGGTGTACGATCCGGGCGGCGACCATGCCTGACGGGATGATCAAGATTCTGCCGCCCTTCGTGGCGGAGCGCATCGCCGCCGGCGAGGTAGTGGAGCGGCCGGCCTCCGTGGTCAAGGAGCTCGTGGAGAACTCCCTGGACGCCCGGGCCGGGCGCATCGAGGTGGAGCTGGAGGCGGGCGGCAAGTCCCTCATCCGCGTGACCGACGACGGCGTCGGGATGACCCCCGAGGATGCGGTGGCCTGCTTCAAGCGCCACGCCACCAGCAAGATTGACCGCTACGAGGACCTGGAGCTGATCCGGACCTACGGCTTCCGCGGCGAGGCCCTGCCCAGCATCGGCGCCGTCTCGCGCGTCCGCCTACTGACGCGCTTCCGCGACCGGGACCGGGGGACGGAAGTGGTGTACGAGGGCAGCAGGCTCCTGCGCCACGGCGAGGCCGGGGCACCGGTCGGGACCGACGTCGTCGTACGCGACCTTTTTTACAACGTTCCCGCCCGGCGCAAGTTCCTCAAGACGGACACCGGCGAACGCGCGGCCTGCGTGGACATCGTCGCCCGCATGGCCCTGGTCCGGCCCGAAACCGCCTTTCACCTCCTTGCCGACGGGAAGACCGTACTCGTCCTCCCTCCCGCCGACGGGCACCGGCGCGTGTTGGACTACTTCGGGAAATCCTCCCGGGGCGGGGAGCGCATCGAGTACGAGAGCCCGGGCGTGGGCGCGGTCCGCGGGGTCATCTGGCACCCCAACGTGCTGCACCGGCCGAACCGCCGCGGGATACTGGTTTACGTGAACGGCCGCCCGGTGGACGACCGGCTGGTCGTGGACTCGGTGACCGGGGCCTGCCGCGGAATCACGCCGATCCAGCGGTTCCCCCAGGCGGTCATTTTCCTCGACCTCCCCGGGTCCCGGGTGGACGTCAACGTGCACCCGGCGAAATCCCTAGTCAAGTACGCCGACGAGGGCGCCGTCCGGCGTCTGGTTAAGGCCGGGGTGGCGCGGGCGCTCTCCGAGGCCGGGGTGGACCTCACCGCGGCGATGCCGCTGGCCACGGGGGAGCCCGGCAGGCCGCTCGACCGCCGACCTTACCCATCCTCCGGTCGGCGGGAAGCGTACGAGCCCGACGATGTGCCCTTCGGCGAGGGCCCCGGAAACTCGGTCCACGAACCGATGGGCCCCCTTCCGCGCTCCCCGCTCTCCTGCCGCCCCGCGTCGAGCTGTCGGCTGCGGAGGCGGGCCGCGTTTCCGAACACCTCGAGCTTCTGGTAAAATACGGTTTTCGCGTTGAGACGGCGGGCGCGTCCGCCTTCCGGGTCATGTCCGTGCCCGAGTTCGTGGAGGCCGGAGAGGAGGAGAGAGTCGCGGTCGAGGTGATGTCCGAGCTGGCCCGGATCGGAGACGACGCCCCCCTGGCCCAGCGGATGCACCTCACCCGGAGCGCCATCGCCTGCAAAGCCGCCGTCAAGGCCGGGGAGAGGCTGACACGGGAGGACATGCTCAGCCTCGTGCGCCGCCTCCTGGCCTCGC belongs to bacterium and includes:
- the mutL gene encoding DNA mismatch repair endonuclease MutL, producing the protein MPDGMIKILPPFVAERIAAGEVVERPASVVKELVENSLDARAGRIEVELEAGGKSLIRVTDDGVGMTPEDAVACFKRHATSKIDRYEDLELIRTYGFRGEALPSIGAVSRVRLLTRFRDRDRGTEVVYEGSRLLRHGEAGAPVGTDVVVRDLFYNVPARRKFLKTDTGERAACVDIVARMALVRPETAFHLLADGKTVLVLPPADGHRRVLDYFGKSSRGGERIEYESPGVGAVRGVIWHPNVLHRPNRRGILVYVNGRPVDDRLVVDSVTGACRGITPIQRFPQAVIFLDLPGSRVDVNVHPAKSLVKYADEGAVRRLVKAGVARALSEAGVDLTAAMPLATGEPGRPLDRRPYPSSGRREAYEPDDVPFGEGPGNSVHEPMGPLPRSPLSCRPASSCRLRRRAAFPNTSSFW
- a CDS encoding ribonuclease H-like domain-containing protein: MPKNLRERLSNLTGRGEAPPEVEVTRDAESVRERLRRLLVSKGRPLPPEDRLPAEPVRRSVRAPIEELVDGAWEDTPFGRVFVVERRLPAAEHHAGSPLDAILAHPPENLALVEEMPPAGFAFSSAIFLDTETTGLAGGTGTFPFLVGLGRFEGDEYVLRQFFLDDPGAERGLLNILADMIGGSSGLVTYNGKAFDWPLVKTRFVLNGIRPKFLDLEPPHVDLLSWARRLWKLRLGSCSLADVERGVMGLERTDDIPGAEIPALYFAYLRGAPVGERMARVFYHNEFDIKSLAVLAARALNLAENPIERYEDPAELYACCHLPRMGDRRGELLSAAIAVGLPEEIDRRARWELSLHHKRRGELSEARTLWGHLRRGPYDLRPYEEEAKFLEHGIRDLTAAKGLVEEALQRCGSGVTDSYARARQRGALMYRLKRIERKLAGLMVEDDEVYDPGGDHA